A DNA window from Arachis duranensis cultivar V14167 chromosome 3, aradu.V14167.gnm2.J7QH, whole genome shotgun sequence contains the following coding sequences:
- the LOC107478005 gene encoding NADH dehydrogenase [ubiquinone] 1 beta subcomplex subunit 2, translating into MGGGHGEGTTYKGITIHQPKRWHTVAGKGLCAVMWFWVFYRAKQDGPVVLGWRHPWEGHDDHGHGGGH; encoded by the exons ATGGGGGGAGGCCACGGCGAGGGCACAACCTACAAAGGCATAACCATACACCAACCTAAGCGGTGGCACACCGTCGCCGGCAAGGGTCTCTGCGCTGTTATGTG GTTTTGGGTGTTTTACAGAGCAAAGCAAGATGGTCCTGTAGTATTG GGTTGGAGGCACCCTTGGGAGGGCCACGATGATCATGGCCATGGTGGTGGACACTAG
- the LOC107478004 gene encoding 60S ribosomal protein L17-2 (The sequence of the model RefSeq protein was modified relative to this genomic sequence to represent the inferred CDS: added 3 bases not found in genome assembly) has protein sequence MVKYSREPENPTKSCKARGSDLRVHFKNTRETAFAIRKLPLVKAKRYLEDVLAHKQAIPFRRFCGGVGRTAQAKNRHSNGQGRWPVKSAKFILDLLKNAESNAEVKGLDVDALYISHIQVNQAQKQRRRTYRAHGRINPYMSSPCHIELILSEKEEPVKKEPESQLATSKKSQGLRSGASS, from the exons GTGAAGTACTCCAGAGAACCCGAAAATCCCACCAAGT CTTGCAAGGCTAGAGGCTCTGATTTGAGGGTTCATTTCAAG AACACTAGGGAGACTGCCTTTGCTATCAGGAAGTTGCCACTTGTTAAGGCAAAGAGGTATTTGGAGGATGTTTTGGCCCACAAACAGGCCATTCCATTCCGACGCTTCTGTGGTGGTGTTGGGAGGACTGCCCAGGCAAAGAACAGACATTCCAATGGACAAGGACGCTGGCCTGTAAAATCAGCTAAATTCATCCTTGATTTGCTCAAGAATGCTGAGAGCAATGCTGAG GTGAAAGGTTTGGATGTGGATGCTCTTTACATTTCCCACATCCAAGTCAACCAAGCACAAAAACAAAGACGCCGCACCTACCGTGCTCACGGAAGAATCAATC CCTACATGTCATCTCCCTGCCACATAGAGTTGATCTTATCCGAGAAGGAAGAGCCTGTTAAGAAAGAG CCGGAGTCCCAGTTGGCAACAAGCAAGAAGTCTCAAGGCCTTCGTAGTGGTGCTTCATCCTAA
- the LOC107478149 gene encoding uncharacterized protein LOC107478149: protein MSVKDYSICRGVQYRVMESDHLKYVGRCKEFGNGCTWMIHVALRQCKGNWEVRRYNEAHTCLATSISSDHRQLDYHVICARIYPLVRADAAVTIKVLQEATESTYGFRPSYRKVWKAKQKAAAQIYGNWKESYAELPQWILRMQATMDGTVALLKTSLVRVGGEVDESTEYFHRLFWTFPPYVEAFKQCKPLISIDSTHLYGKYGGTLLLAIAQDGNSNILPVAFVLIEGENAESWAFFLSHLHQHVTPQEGILVISNRHNGIKAALEAPDSGWKPPHAYRAYCIRHVATNFALSFKGQNARRMLVNAAYAKTKAEFDSWFDIMRTENPAMCD from the coding sequence ATGAGTGTTAAGGATTATAGCATTTGTCGTGGAGTTCAGTATCGGGTTATGGAATCTGATCATCTGAAGTATGTTGGGAGATGTAAGGAGTTTGGAAACGGCTGCACCTGGATGATCCACGTGGCACTTCGACAGTGCAAGGGTAATTGGGAGGTTAGAAGGTATAACGAAGCTCACACTTGCCTGGCCACTTCAATTTCGAGCGACCACCGACAGCTCGATTACCACGTAATTTGTGCGAGGATCTATCCGTTAGTTAGGGCGGATGCAGCGGTTACCATAAAGGTCTTGCAAGAAGCTACTGAGTCAACCTACGGATTCAGACCTAGTTACAGAAAGGTGTGGAAGGCAAAGCAGAAGGCAGCCGCCCAGATTTACGGGAATTGGAAAGAGTCGTATGCGGAGTTGCCCCAGTGGATCCTTAGGATGCAAGCAACGATGGACGGAACCGTAGCTTTGTTGAAGACTTCACTAGTGCGTGTAGGTGGTGAGGTTGATGAGTCTACAGAGTACTTTCATCGACTTTTCTGGACATTCCCTCCATACGTTGAGGCTTTTAAACAGTGCAAGCCACTAATCAGCATTGACAGTACGCATCTGTATGGGAAGTATGGCGGGACTTTGCTTCTAGCTATTGCGCAAGATGGAAACTCGAATATATTGCCAGTTGCGTTTGTACTTATTGAGGGGGAGAATGCTGAGTCGTGGGCTTTTTTCTTATCCCACTTGCATCAACATGTGACCCCACAGGAAGGGATTCTGGTGATCTCTAACAGACACAATGGCATTAAAGCTGCACTGGAGGCACCAGACAGTGGTTGGAAACCGCCTCATGCATATCGAGCGTATTGCATTCGACACGTTGCAACTAATTTTGCTCTCAGTTTCAAGGGTCAAAATGCAAGGCGAATGCTCGTGAATGCGGCGTATGCCAAGACTAAGGCCGAGTTTGACAGCTGGTTTGATATTATGAGGACTGAAAATCCGGCCATGTGTGATTAG
- the LOC107478148 gene encoding electron transfer flavoprotein subunit alpha, mitochondrial, with amino-acid sequence MHHLGRPRDCIRPLVFVLGFMKVYNHQSIEAVINRFILFQDVLSYVLDEEVEDMTTPIPLPYGVHTKNRRHVDGRNLVYCCRQQEDYLNVEDEHLLELTAATSLAGNGNSSVSVLLAGSGPSLHQAASHAASSHPSVSQVLIVDSEKFKSPLAEPWAKLVHLVQQQGGYSHIIAASNSFGKNIMPRAAALLDVSPITDVTGISDAQTFVRPIYAGNALCTVRYTGSNPCILTIRSTSFPVPQKSNDSKAEASISQVNLSNFDEDLNKSRYIYQTSQDDEGPDLGNARVVITGGRALKNAENFKLIENLAKKLGGAVGATRAAVDAGFVPNDLQVTILLPFRYMSFGGFGFLWECNMMRDSKVIVAVNNDADAPIFQVADYGLVGDLFEVIPELLEKLPEKK; translated from the exons ATGCATCACCTAGGACGGCCTAGGGATTGCATCCGCCCCCTTGTTTTTGTGCTTGGATTCATGAAAGTATACAATCATCAGAGCATAGAGGCAGTCATCAACAGATTTATTCTTTTTCAAGACGTGCTCAGTTATGTCCTTGATGAGGAAGTCGAGGATATGACCACCCCAATTCCACTCCCTTATGGTGTCCACACGAAAAATCGGAGGCATGTGGACGGGAGAAATCTTGTTTATTGTTGTCGGCAACAAGAAGACTATTTGAATGTAGAGGATGAACACCTTCTTGAAC TTACGGCTGCCACGTCACTGGCTGGTAACGGTAACTCTTCCGTTTCGGTTCTGTTAGCTGGCTCGGGTCCTTCCCTTCATCAAGCTGCTTCACACGCTGCTTCTTCTCACCCTTCAGTCTCTCAG GTGCTCATAGTAGATTCAGAAAAATTCAAGAGCCCTCTGGCAGAACCATGGGCAAAACTAGTCCATTTAGTCCAGCAGCAAGGGGGTTATTCTCATATAATTGCTGCTTCAAATTCTTTTGGCAAAAATATCATGCCCCGTGCAGCTGCCCTTTTAGACGTTTCTCCAATTACTGATGTTACTGGAATTTCCGATGCACAGACTTTTGTGAG GCCAATATATGCTGGAAATGCACTTTGTACTGTCCGCTATACGGGATCCAATCCTTGTATACTGACGATTAGATCCACATCTTTTCCTGTTCCCCAGAAATCAAATGACTCAAAAGCTGAGGCTTCAATATCCCAGGTCAACCTTTCAAACTTCGATGAAG ATCTGAACAAGTCTAGATATATATATCAAACTTCTCAGGATGATGAAGGACCAGATCTTGGAAATGCACGGGTTGTAATTACCGGTGGCCGAGCACTGAAGAATGCTGAGAACTTTAAATTGATAGAAAATTTGGCCAAGAAACTTGGTGGTGCTG TTGGTGCCACACGTGCAGCTGTTGATGCAGGGTTTGTCCCAAATGACCTTCAGGTGACAATTTTACTTCCTTTTAGAT ATATGTCATTTGGAGGATTTGGATTCCTAT GGGAATGTAACATGATGAGGGATTCTAAGGTTATTGTTGCCGTGAACAATGATGCTGATGCTCCTATATTCCAG GTTGCTGATTATGGACTTGTAGGAGACCTATTTGAGGTGATACCAGAGTTGCTAGAGAAGCTTCCTGAGAAAAAATAA